Genomic DNA from Aphanothece sacrum FPU1:
CTAGAAATCCTTGAATTAGTGTCAACGGGACTAACTAATTTAGAAATTGCCGAAAAACTCGAAATTAGCAAACGAACTGTTGATAATCATATTAGCAATATTTTGACCAAAACTAAAACAGAAAATCGTGTTGAACTGGTTCGATGGGCTTTACAATGGGGTAAAGTCTGTCTCAATGATGTTAATTGCTGTTACCTTCCTTTTAACAGTTCTTCTGCTAGTGAAGCGTTATCTTAAACCGACTCATCAAGGGTGGAAAATTTTAACCGCTAGTTTTGCCTTGGGTTTAACAGCTTGTGGAGATGGGGCTTTTATTACCCCTCCTACCCAACGATTAGGAGCAACTTTAAACAGTATAGCAGCCGAACAAAACCCCCAGTTTTCTTATGAAGGTCGTTATGTAGTATTTGCTTCTGATCGTCAGGGAAAACGAGGTATTTGGTTGTATGATTTTCAGACTAACGGGTTAATATCTTTACCCGGCATTAATCAACCAGGGACAGTTCAGGATCAACCTGATATTAGTGCAGACGGCAAATACATTGTGTATGTTTCTGAACAAGAAGGAAAATCGGATATTTTTGTTTATGATCGTCAAACCTTTGAATCTAAAAATTTGACGAAAAATTTGTTAGGAGAAGTGCGTCACCCGACTATTAGTGGTAATGGTCGTTTAATTGCTTTTGAATCTAATCGGTCAGGACAATGGGATATTGTTATTTATGATAGGGGATTAAATACCCCTTTATCTCTGCCTGGGAAAGTACCCAATCAAGTCCCTGAACCTCAAAATAAGGAAAATTAACCTAATTAATTAAAATTTATTTGTGACTTGAGTTCGACATAATGCGAGCATATAAACGGTTCTACAGGACAAACTATGCTAAACTAATAATTAATAAAAGGCTAAAGCCTTATTCTATAAAAACAATCGTCCGACGAGCGCGGACGCTCATTCTAGGTTGCGTAGGCAACCTTTGTTTGTATAGCTTAACTCTTAAGAGTTAAAGTCTATTTTTTGTAATAATTTAGCATAACTTGTCCGGTAGAACCGTTAATGATATAAAGCCCGCGATCGCGGGCTTTATGAGTCTTTATTGATAATTATTATGAATAAAGTTTATAATAATTCTGAAATTGCCTCATCCTAGATTATAAGCACTATTGTTCTTTGGTATAATAAAAGTTCTTTTTTCGGCTCATTTTTCTCAATTATGCTTTATTCCTTCATATTTTAACGAAAAAAACTTATTACTTGTTTATACACCCATAATTACC
This window encodes:
- a CDS encoding helix-turn-helix domain-containing protein; the encoded protein is MVSSKSIGPASLSGRELEILELVSTGLTNLEIAEKLEISKRTVDNHISNILTKTKTENRVELVRWALQWGKVCLNDVNCCYLPFNSSSASEALS
- a CDS encoding TolB family protein, which gives rise to MKRYLKPTHQGWKILTASFALGLTACGDGAFITPPTQRLGATLNSIAAEQNPQFSYEGRYVVFASDRQGKRGIWLYDFQTNGLISLPGINQPGTVQDQPDISADGKYIVYVSEQEGKSDIFVYDRQTFESKNLTKNLLGEVRHPTISGNGRLIAFESNRSGQWDIVIYDRGLNTPLSLPGKVPNQVPEPQNKEN